Below is a window of Frankiaceae bacterium DNA.
TCCTCGGCGTTCTCGTACGCCGCGAAGAACTCGTCGCCCGTCGCCTTGAAGTGCTCGAAGCCGGCCTGCAGGACGCTCTTCGGGAACGCCGTCTGGTACAGCTTGCTCACCTGCCACGGCTCGCCCGTGCCGTACGCCGGGTCCTTGGCCTTGTCGATGGCCGCCACCGTGACGCGGTGCGCCTGGATGTGGTCGGGGTGGCCGTAGTCGCCGTTCTCGTCGTACGTGACCACGACCTGCGGCCGCGCCTCCCGGATGACCGTCACCAGCTCGGCCACGGCCTCGTCGAGGTCGGCGCGCCAGAAGCAGCGCGGGTCGTCGTTCTCCGGGGTGCCGATCATGCCGCTGTCGCGCCAGCGCCCCGCCCCCCCGAGGAACCGGTGGTCGGTGATGCCGAGGATCTTCGCGGCCTCCGCCATCTCCGTACGGCGGTGCTCGCCGAGGGCGTCCTCCCCCGCGTCGGCGAGGTGCTTCAGCTCGTCGTCGA
It encodes the following:
- the mshB gene encoding N-acetyl-1-D-myo-inositol-2-amino-2-deoxy-alpha-D-glucopyranoside deacetylase, which translates into the protein MKSLLLVHAHPDDECIPTGATIGKYADEGVRVTVVTCTLGEVGEIVDDELKHLADAGEDALGEHRRTEMAEAAKILGITDHRFLGGAGRWRDSGMIGTPENDDPRCFWRADLDEAVAELVTVIREARPQVVVTYDENGDYGHPDHIQAHRVTVAAIDKAKDPAYGTGEPWQVSKLYQTAFPKSVLQAGFEHFKATGDEFFAAYENAEEMPFGTPDALVTTRVRATGQIDRKIAAMRAHRSQIASDFLFFSLPEELRDGMGDEHYVLRRGELGPDRDEQGWETDLFSGLGHAE